A part of Amycolatopsis camponoti genomic DNA contains:
- a CDS encoding IclR family transcriptional regulator domain-containing protein produces MDTGRPIEVELASEPAHRGAHHVQSLERGLAVIKAFHAGAAELTLSDVARATGLTRAAARRFLLTLTDLGYVRTDGKYFSLTARVLELGYSYLSSMTLPEVAQPHLEHLSAGVHESSSVSVLEGTDIVYVARVAVSRIMTVSINVGTRFPAYATSMGHVLLSGLSKAELEAYFVVAKLNRLTDRTVTAPDRLREELAKVTEQGWAMVDQELEEGLRSVAAPIHDRGGRVAAAVNLSTHASRTTAESVERDLVPPLLETARAIEADLAVGAPGRAHG; encoded by the coding sequence ATGGACACGGGGAGGCCCATCGAAGTCGAGCTGGCCAGCGAGCCGGCCCACCGCGGTGCCCACCACGTCCAGTCACTGGAGCGCGGCCTGGCCGTGATCAAGGCCTTCCACGCCGGCGCGGCGGAGCTGACCTTGAGCGACGTCGCCCGGGCGACGGGTCTGACCCGCGCCGCGGCCAGACGGTTCCTGCTGACCCTGACCGACCTGGGCTACGTCCGCACGGACGGCAAGTACTTCTCGTTGACGGCACGGGTACTGGAGCTGGGGTATTCGTACCTGTCGAGCATGACGCTGCCCGAGGTCGCCCAGCCCCACCTGGAGCACCTGTCGGCGGGAGTGCACGAGTCGAGCTCGGTGTCGGTCCTGGAGGGAACGGACATCGTCTACGTGGCGCGAGTGGCGGTCTCGCGCATCATGACGGTGAGCATCAACGTGGGAACCCGCTTCCCGGCGTACGCGACATCGATGGGTCACGTCCTGCTGTCCGGCCTGAGCAAGGCGGAGCTGGAGGCTTACTTCGTGGTAGCCAAGCTCAACCGCCTGACGGACCGCACGGTGACGGCCCCGGACCGCCTCCGCGAGGAGCTGGCCAAGGTGACGGAGCAGGGCTGGGCAATGGTGGACCAGGAGCTGGAGGAAGGCCTCCGCTCGGTGGCGGCCCCGATCCACGACCGCGGAGGCCGAGTGGCGGCGGCGGTCAACCTGTCGACCCACGCGAGCCGCACCACGGCCGAGTCGGTGGAGCGGGATTTGGTGCCCCCACTGCTGGAGACGGCCCGAGCAATAGAGGCCGACTTGGCAGTCGGCGCCCCAGGCCGAGCCCATGGCTGA
- a CDS encoding nucleotidyltransferase family protein, whose product MTPPVAGLLLAAGAGRRFGGPKALAELEGRPLVLRALSTLSAAGCHPVRVVVGAAAEQVRALLPDPTQAVFAEGWETGMGASLKAGLASLSGDPAPVAALVHLVDLPWVGADILTRVAADATAETVARASYDGTPGHPVLLGRRWWSEIAGSAQGDRGARDWLATRPDLKLVECGDLGSGRDVDRRADLPGR is encoded by the coding sequence ATGACCCCGCCCGTCGCCGGCTTGCTGCTCGCCGCCGGGGCCGGTCGGCGGTTCGGTGGCCCCAAAGCGCTCGCCGAACTCGAGGGGCGACCTCTCGTCCTCCGGGCGCTCTCCACCCTCTCCGCCGCCGGCTGCCACCCCGTCCGCGTCGTCGTCGGCGCCGCCGCCGAGCAAGTGCGGGCCCTCCTGCCCGACCCCACCCAAGCCGTGTTCGCCGAAGGCTGGGAGACCGGCATGGGCGCCTCCCTCAAAGCCGGCCTGGCCTCCCTCTCCGGCGACCCGGCTCCGGTCGCGGCCCTGGTCCACCTCGTCGACCTGCCGTGGGTCGGCGCCGACATCCTCACCCGCGTCGCCGCGGACGCCACCGCCGAGACCGTCGCCCGCGCGTCCTACGACGGCACCCCCGGCCACCCCGTCCTCCTCGGCCGCCGCTGGTGGTCCGAGATCGCCGGCTCCGCCCAGGGCGACCGCGGCGCCCGGGACTGGCTGGCGACCCGTCCCGATCTGAAGCTCGTCGAGTGCGGCGACCTCGGCAGCGGCCGCGACGTCGACCGCCGGGCCGATCTGCCCGGCCGGTGA
- a CDS encoding XdhC family protein: MRDVLDDVFRRWADGETVGLGTVVATFSSAPRAPGAAMVVAPDGTVAGSVSGGCVEGAVYELAQEVVSERKPVLQRYGVTDDDAFAVGLTCGGIIDIYVEHVDRESMPELGDVVASVRSGEPVAVVTIIEHEREGLVGEHMIVWPDRTEGSLGSSRMDDAVADDARGLLASGRTGTLHYGPDGQRRGEGMAVFVNSFEPPPRLLVFGAIDFAAAMARMGAYLGYQVTVCDARPVFATSSRFPDAHEVVVDWPHRYLEAEAEAGRIDQRTAIAVLTHDPKFDVPLLEVALRLDVGYVGAMGSRKTHDDRFARLREAGITEGELDRLASPIGLDLGARTPEETAVSIAAEIIALRWGGGGKRLAELSGRIHS, encoded by the coding sequence ATGCGTGACGTACTGGACGACGTGTTCCGCCGCTGGGCCGACGGGGAAACGGTCGGGCTCGGCACCGTGGTCGCCACCTTCTCGTCGGCGCCGCGCGCGCCCGGCGCCGCGATGGTCGTCGCTCCCGACGGCACCGTCGCCGGCAGCGTGTCCGGCGGCTGCGTCGAAGGCGCCGTCTACGAGCTCGCGCAGGAGGTCGTCAGCGAGCGCAAGCCCGTGCTGCAGCGCTACGGCGTCACCGACGACGACGCGTTCGCCGTCGGCCTGACCTGCGGCGGGATCATCGACATCTACGTCGAGCACGTCGACCGCGAGTCGATGCCGGAGCTCGGCGACGTCGTCGCGTCCGTGCGCTCCGGCGAGCCGGTCGCGGTCGTCACGATCATCGAGCACGAGCGCGAGGGCCTGGTCGGCGAGCACATGATCGTGTGGCCGGACCGCACCGAGGGCTCTCTGGGATCGTCGCGGATGGACGACGCCGTGGCCGACGACGCGCGCGGCCTGCTGGCCAGCGGCCGCACCGGCACCCTGCACTACGGTCCCGACGGGCAGCGCCGCGGCGAAGGCATGGCGGTGTTCGTCAACTCCTTCGAGCCGCCGCCGCGGCTGCTCGTGTTCGGCGCGATCGACTTCGCCGCCGCGATGGCCCGCATGGGCGCCTACCTCGGGTACCAGGTCACGGTCTGCGACGCGCGACCGGTGTTCGCCACGAGCAGCCGCTTCCCGGACGCGCACGAGGTCGTCGTCGACTGGCCGCACCGCTACCTGGAGGCCGAAGCCGAGGCGGGCCGCATCGACCAGCGCACGGCCATCGCGGTGCTGACCCACGACCCGAAGTTCGACGTGCCGCTGCTGGAGGTCGCGCTGCGCCTGGACGTCGGCTACGTCGGCGCGATGGGCTCCCGCAAGACCCACGACGACCGCTTCGCCCGCCTGCGCGAAGCCGGGATCACCGAGGGGGAGCTGGACCGGCTGGCGTCGCCGATCGGCCTCGACCTCGGTGCCCGCACGCCGGAAGAGACGGCCGTGTCGATCGCCGCGGAAATCATCGCGTTGCGGTGGGGTGG
- the pcaC gene encoding 4-carboxymuconolactone decarboxylase: MSTDRHDQGMKVRREVLGDEHVDRAVAGTTEFSRPFQDYITEGAWGSVWARDGLDRRTRSCVTLAALTALQAHNELAMHVRAAIRNGLTAAEIGEVLLHTAVYAGAPAANAAFAIAQRTLAELGEPTALPADAG, translated from the coding sequence ATGAGCACAGACCGTCACGACCAGGGCATGAAGGTCCGGCGCGAGGTGCTCGGCGACGAGCACGTCGACCGCGCCGTCGCGGGCACCACGGAGTTCAGCCGCCCGTTCCAGGACTACATCACCGAAGGTGCGTGGGGCTCGGTCTGGGCCCGCGACGGCCTCGACCGCCGGACGCGCAGCTGCGTGACGCTCGCGGCGCTGACCGCGTTGCAGGCGCACAACGAGCTGGCGATGCACGTCCGCGCGGCGATCCGCAACGGTCTTACGGCGGCGGAGATCGGCGAGGTCCTGCTGCACACGGCGGTCTACGCGGGAGCCCCGGCGGCGAACGCGGCGTTCGCCATCGCCCAGCGCACCCTGGCCGAGCTCGGCGAGCCGACCGCCCTGCCGGCGGACGCCGGATAA
- the pcaG gene encoding protocatechuate 3,4-dioxygenase subunit alpha, translated as MTSLLPTPSQTVGPYLSIGLPWPDGPHVVPEGTPGAFWIRGTVRDGNGDPVPDAMIETWQADPDGGFRHPDDPRGEASGDFRGFGRCPTTPEGTYGILTLLPGVVPGEGGTTQARHIDVSVFARGLLNRVVTRIYFEDQDNSADPVLATVPEERRGTLIAAKTEDGYRFDVRLQGDGETVFFRV; from the coding sequence ATGACCAGCCTGCTTCCCACCCCTTCGCAGACCGTCGGCCCGTACCTGTCGATCGGGCTGCCCTGGCCCGACGGCCCGCACGTCGTGCCCGAGGGCACGCCCGGAGCGTTCTGGATCCGCGGCACCGTCCGCGACGGCAACGGCGACCCGGTCCCGGACGCGATGATCGAGACGTGGCAGGCCGACCCGGACGGCGGGTTCCGCCACCCCGACGACCCGCGCGGCGAAGCGTCGGGCGACTTCCGCGGCTTCGGCCGCTGTCCGACCACGCCTGAGGGCACGTACGGCATCCTCACCCTGCTCCCGGGCGTGGTGCCCGGCGAGGGCGGCACCACGCAGGCCCGCCACATCGACGTGTCGGTGTTCGCCCGCGGCCTGCTCAACCGGGTCGTCACGCGGATCTACTTCGAAGACCAGGACAACTCCGCAGACCCGGTACTGGCGACGGTCCCGGAGGAGCGGCGTGGCACCTTGATCGCGGCGAAGACCGAGGACGGCTACCGGTTCGACGTGCGCCTCCAGGGCGACGGAGAGACGGTGTTCTTCCGGGTATGA
- a CDS encoding vWA domain-containing protein, with translation MTTAADPVAGYAGFAAALREAGVACDARRVQAYLAAVGEIDVAEPTQLYWAGRLTLCSSPDDLPCYEEAFSQWFSIETTTPQRAKTAAPKQARIAPLVDADGGNTDGGEGPEQLKVAASTQEVLRHRDLAALTTAEREHLRELLATLRPAPPKRPASRRTPSHRGRLDPSRTLRAMLASGGEPVKLVYARRGSRPRRVVLLIDVSGSMSPYADALLRFAHVLTRSAPQSVEVFTLGTRLTRVSRQLRQRDPERAMLAAGSAVPDFAGGTRLGETLRAFLDRWGQRGLARRAVVTVFSDGWERGDTGLLGEQLARLRRLAHAVFWVNPHAGRAGYAPVQSGIVAALPHIDRLLAGHTLATLERLLGEISDA, from the coding sequence ATGACCACCGCCGCCGATCCCGTCGCCGGGTACGCCGGGTTCGCCGCCGCCCTGCGGGAAGCCGGGGTTGCCTGCGATGCGCGTCGCGTGCAGGCCTACCTCGCCGCCGTCGGGGAGATCGATGTCGCCGAACCCACCCAGCTCTACTGGGCCGGCCGGCTCACCCTCTGCTCCAGCCCCGACGACCTCCCGTGCTACGAAGAGGCCTTCAGCCAGTGGTTCTCGATCGAAACCACCACCCCGCAACGCGCGAAAACCGCCGCGCCGAAGCAGGCCCGGATCGCCCCGCTCGTCGACGCCGACGGCGGGAACACCGACGGTGGCGAAGGCCCTGAGCAGCTGAAAGTCGCCGCGAGCACCCAGGAAGTCCTCCGCCACCGCGACCTCGCCGCGCTGACCACCGCCGAACGCGAACACCTCCGCGAGCTCCTCGCCACCCTGAGGCCCGCGCCGCCGAAGCGGCCGGCCTCGCGAAGGACCCCGTCGCACCGGGGGCGGCTCGATCCTTCCCGCACGCTGCGCGCCATGCTCGCCAGCGGCGGCGAGCCCGTGAAACTCGTCTACGCCCGGCGGGGCAGCCGCCCGCGGCGCGTCGTCCTGCTCATCGACGTCTCGGGGTCGATGAGCCCGTACGCCGACGCCCTGCTCCGCTTCGCCCACGTCCTCACGCGCAGCGCGCCCCAGTCCGTCGAGGTCTTCACCCTCGGCACGCGGCTGACCCGGGTCTCGCGCCAGCTGCGTCAACGCGATCCCGAACGCGCCATGCTCGCCGCCGGTTCGGCGGTGCCCGACTTCGCCGGCGGCACCCGCCTCGGCGAGACGCTGCGGGCCTTCCTCGACCGCTGGGGCCAGCGCGGCCTGGCACGGCGCGCCGTGGTCACCGTCTTCTCCGACGGCTGGGAACGCGGTGACACCGGCCTGCTCGGCGAGCAGCTCGCCCGCCTGCGCCGGCTCGCGCACGCCGTATTCTGGGTGAATCCGCACGCCGGCCGTGCGGGGTACGCTCCGGTCCAGTCGGGCATCGTGGCCGCCTTGCCCCACATCGACCGGCTGCTGGCCGGGCACACCCTGGCCACTTTGGAACGACTGCTCGGGGAGATTTCCGATGCGTGA
- a CDS encoding AAA family ATPase translates to MTDSPEELAAALDATGYLADDGLATAGFLALRMGRPLFCEGEPGTGKTSLAIALATALDRPLVRLQCHEGIDAAQALYEWDFPRQLLHLRALEAAGDGRVDVETAERSLYTERFLLARPLLQALISSPCVLLIDEIDRADDEFEAFLLQLLDEHAVTIPEYGEVRAAEPPLVVLTSNRTREVHDALKRRCLYHWLEHPDLAREVTILRRRIPLIGEVLARQIAEAVHRLREMDLLKPPGVAESLDWARALMALQRDELDAATAARTLGAVLKYSEDLDRVRAKLDALFA, encoded by the coding sequence GTGACCGACTCGCCCGAAGAACTCGCCGCCGCGCTGGACGCGACCGGCTACCTCGCCGACGACGGGCTCGCCACCGCCGGCTTCCTCGCCCTCCGGATGGGCCGCCCCCTCTTCTGCGAAGGCGAACCCGGCACGGGCAAGACGTCGCTCGCCATCGCGCTGGCCACCGCGCTCGACCGCCCGCTCGTGCGCCTCCAGTGCCACGAAGGCATCGACGCCGCCCAAGCCCTCTACGAATGGGACTTCCCGCGCCAGCTCCTGCACCTGCGCGCCCTCGAAGCCGCCGGCGACGGACGCGTCGACGTCGAGACCGCCGAGCGTTCGCTCTACACCGAACGCTTCCTGCTCGCGCGCCCCCTGCTGCAGGCCCTCATCAGCTCGCCGTGCGTCCTGCTCATCGACGAGATCGACCGCGCCGACGACGAGTTCGAAGCCTTCCTCCTCCAGCTGCTCGACGAGCACGCCGTCACCATCCCCGAATACGGCGAAGTCCGCGCCGCGGAGCCGCCGCTCGTGGTGCTGACGTCGAACCGCACCCGCGAGGTGCACGATGCCCTCAAGCGCCGCTGCCTGTACCACTGGCTGGAACACCCCGACCTGGCGCGAGAGGTCACGATCCTGCGCCGTAGAATCCCCCTAATAGGGGAAGTGTTGGCTCGGCAGATCGCTGAAGCGGTGCATCGGCTCCGCGAAATGGACCTGCTGAAGCCACCAGGAGTAGCGGAGTCACTCGACTGGGCGAGAGCCCTCATGGCTCTGCAGCGGGACGAGCTGGATGCGGCGACGGCGGCGCGAACGCTCGGAGCTGTCCTGAAATACAGCGAAGACCTCGACCGGGTACGGGCCAAGCTCGACGCCTTGTTCGCCTGA
- the pcaD gene encoding 3-oxoadipate enol-lactonase — protein sequence MTNANGGDGVGAVRLHRVVEGPEDGPVVVFGGSLGSDLRMWEPQVVPLLERGFRVVRYDTRGHGASPVPPGPYDLEDLGFDFLRLLEDLGVAKAHFVGLSLGAMTGMWLGAHAPDRIASLVLCCTSAKLGPPEMWADRARTVLEKGTGAVAAAGVTRWLTPAYAERHPDRAAYLRSMIAAVPAEGYAACCGAIERMDLLDVLPKITAPTLVIAGADDPATPPEGHADLIAAGIPGARLEVVPDAAHLGSYERPEEFTRLILEHLEAL from the coding sequence ATGACGAACGCGAACGGAGGTGACGGCGTGGGCGCCGTGCGGCTGCACCGGGTCGTCGAAGGGCCTGAAGACGGTCCGGTGGTGGTGTTCGGCGGGTCGCTCGGCAGCGACCTGAGGATGTGGGAACCCCAGGTCGTGCCGCTGCTGGAGCGCGGCTTCCGGGTGGTCCGCTACGACACGCGCGGGCACGGCGCTTCGCCGGTGCCGCCGGGGCCGTACGACCTCGAAGACCTCGGCTTCGACTTCCTCCGGCTGCTCGAAGACCTCGGCGTCGCGAAAGCGCACTTCGTGGGCCTGTCGCTCGGGGCGATGACGGGCATGTGGCTCGGCGCCCACGCGCCGGACCGGATCGCGAGCCTGGTGCTCTGCTGCACGTCCGCGAAGCTCGGCCCGCCGGAGATGTGGGCAGACCGGGCGCGCACGGTGCTCGAGAAGGGCACCGGCGCGGTGGCCGCCGCCGGCGTCACCCGCTGGCTGACGCCGGCCTACGCCGAGCGGCACCCGGACCGGGCCGCGTACCTGCGCTCGATGATCGCCGCGGTCCCGGCCGAGGGCTACGCGGCCTGCTGCGGCGCGATCGAGCGGATGGACCTGCTCGACGTGCTGCCGAAGATCACCGCGCCGACCCTGGTCATCGCGGGCGCCGACGACCCGGCCACCCCACCGGAGGGCCACGCCGACCTGATCGCGGCGGGCATCCCGGGCGCGCGGCTGGAGGTCGTGCCGGACGCCGCGCACCTGGGCAGCTACGAGCGGCCCGAAGAATTCACGAGGCTGATCCTCGAGCACTTGGAGGCGCTGTGA